TAATCAGCATGGGATAGTCGCTGATTTTCTTGGAACGGACGTAATGCTGATGGTCAAGTGGTTTCAGTTCACCGCATAACGAAGCAGCAGTGGAGGGTTCCTCTGTTTCATCACTCGTAAACCAGTTCATGGCTGGATCAACGGAAAGAGGAATCACCGCATACACACTTTCTTCTTGCTCGGATAGTCCTAAAAGATGATGAATGGCACGGTCAAGAAAATGGTAATACACCCCCGTCTCAAAGCCCATGCGTCTTCCTGTTTCCAGCAGCTGACCGATCATAAAGCCGGTATCCAGCCCTTGCAGACGGTAAGAAAAGTTATGGTATTTGAAAAAATTCTTCCAAAAAAACGTGGAGCTAAATACGGTGCCAAAAGTGGAGGACACGTCACAGCGATTGCCCAGAGCTCTGTTCAAGTAGCTGTCAAAATTCCCTTCCCTTAAACAAACTAAACGATGGTGTGCAGCATCATAGTGATAAATGCCTTCAGGGAGATCCTTGATTTTCAAATAGATGTAAAGTTCGCTTGGATACAGTGCACCGCCGGATGGAGCAAAGCGCCGGTATGCTGTCCATTCTTCGGTTTGTTCACCAAAAGGAAGCGTTTGGCTAACCTGTGTAAGCCCGTAGGTATATTTAAGAAAGTGACTCATTTCTTGGAGATTCGGTTTGGCGTTTCTTTTCTTTTGTTCGAGATGGAGCGGAATATCTGCGGGTAATTCCACTACAGGCAACCCCCGGTAAAGCTTATAGGGAAGGGGGGCGTCGTCCCAATTCGCCTCCCATTCCCGGGGTTTTATTTTGTCAGATTCATAATGCAGGTTATGCAAAAATTCATCGAGGTTCATTCCTTTTCCCCCTTTGGGACTGCTATGGAAATGGATGAGGATACGGGTTAAGGCTGCTATAAGTCAGCGGCTTTCTCGCATATCCGAGTTTCGCTGGTATGTTCAACACCCGATCCAATCCCTTTAGCCGGGTAAGGTGATGTCCAAATGTCATAGGCAGCATCCCGGGTATCACTACTTTTACACAATGTAGCCCGTTTCGTTTCAGTTCAGGGCTTGTTTGGTCCACAACAATGACCTCCAGCTGAAGCTGGCGAAAAACTTCCAGGATCTCCACAACATCATCCAATAAATCAGCGGATTTACGAACGGTGTGAAATTCCTGTTGAAAGCTCCTTTTCGGGCGCTGATCGAGAAGGAAGAATAAGCGTTCCTCCGCTTCCTTTAACCCGTATAGCATCGAATGGTCTTCCATATGATGAACGAGTAACGAATCATCATACATCTGCCTATATTTCTCCCGATCTTTTTCCAGCTTATCGTCCATGTTGAGAAGCATGCCTGAGAGTTCTTGAACGGCTCCTTTTACCGCTCTTAAAGGATCAATGTGGGCTCCAGCGGCACATAAAAGATTCATGCCCGTTTGCTTCGTGTTTTTGGCAAGCGCCCAAATGCTGGGAATGCCGTTCTCGGTCGTCGAATTAAACAAATGCACCTCATATCCGGTCACTGCGTGTATGCGCTGGATCATGAGCTGAAGCTCCAGGTCGTCTATGGTAGACAGATCCAGACGAGGAATAGGGAGTTGGCCGTACCATGTCATTAAAAATGAATCCCGCTCAACAATTTCGAAAATACCGTAAAGAATCGCTTCCTCCATGCTTCCGCCGAGTGCACAGCCGTTAGAGGTTTCATAAACAAAGCCTTCCCCGCCACCCAAGCTGTAATAAGCGAACGTCTCTGGTACCAGGATGGGCCGGTTCTGTGATAAAGAATAGCCCCAAACCCAATGAATGGGCCGGTCGGGGTCCAATGGCCTGAAAGGAAATCCTGGCATGTCATATTGTTCCTTTGTATGAAGTCCTATTGATCCAGGGTTAAGGGCATGCTTTTCCACCTTGGAATACGGTTCATAAACCATGGTCCGTTTACCCATTGGGGAATAGCCGCAGTATCTCTCCAGTCCTTCTAAGATGGCGGATTGTTCACTTTGAGCATACGAATGGGTTCGCCCACCCGTTAACTCGTCGCCTGATAGTAGAGGAAGATTGACAATCGTATCGGCAAAAGGGGAAATGAAGTCATATCGTTTATGATTAAGAAGGCCCGTTCTGCTATCCAAGTAATCCTTGCCCAGAACCTTCTCCATATCTTCCAGCGAGCGGCAGCGATAGCTATCGATTGATGTCTTCGGGCTTTGTTTCAGTATGATCTCTGCGGTATCCGCTGTATCCTCTGGAAGATCGCCGCACACAGGGCAGTATGGGTCAGGCAAAAAGAAATGATAGGATAGCCGGAGCGTATTTAACTGCAGAAGAAATACATGTTCATACGTGCGGGCTTTTTCTCCTTTTAACAATCTATGGACCTCTTCTTGAATGAGATAGGAAGTTTGCAATAATCCTGAAGCGGAAGCCCAAGGATCTTTCTCGATACCAGGTTGATCCATCTTGTATTCTTTCATTTGGAATTGTTCTCTCCGGTCAGAACCCGCCATAAAACGTCGCCTATCCGCGCACTGAGAACACCCCTGTTTGTCTGGAAGAACAAGCGGTCCAATGTTGGCTTCACCAAATGATACGAATCCCCGAAGCCAAGGGATGCCAAAGAACGAAAAGGCCTCATCGGCTTCTAGGTGTTCAGCCGGAACCCAGGAATCGTGGAGCACTAATGCCAGATTTCCTTGATTCGGAACGGCTTCTTTTACAGTGGCCCAGCGTGTAATGGAATAGAGCCCGCTCAATTGTTCGCTAACGGTGTCAGCTAACATTCCGTTTCCGATGATGATGATGGAGTGGCTCATGGAAGTTCCTCCCCGCTTAACGCAATCCCATAAATGCCAGCCGTATTCTCTTTAAAAATCGCTTCCAGATGAAGTTCAAAGATGTTTGCTTGTTTTTTATTCTGCCTTAATCGATGTATTGCAGAATGGAAGGTTTCGTCTAACGGCTTTTCTTCAAAAGAAGGAACCGGAACCTTCTGTTGAGCATCCTTTTGCGATGTAATGGAGGAAACCACAACCCCGTAGGGATAATGTGAGGTTTCTCGATTTTGAGAATCCATCACAGCCGTTTGTAATGCTCTGCTTAAAGCCATCTGCATATTCAATCCAACGCTTCCATACCACTTGCCGTTTGATTCAACCCAAACGACAGGAAAATCCAGTACTTCACGGCCCCAAAAAAATTCTGGTTCAGACTTCTTGGTTCTCAGAGCCTGCAGAAAAAATTGGCAGCGATGATCATTGACAAGGCTTACATCCAATGTGGCTTTAGTGACACCGTGATCTGCTTGCTTCACAAATTCTTCATGAAGTGCGTTTTGCAGTGCCCTGCATAACCCTTCTGCAGGGGTCTTGCCCATCCCGATTCCCCATGATAAAGGATGCTCACTGAAAAAGTCATTCCCAAAACTCCTGGCATACGTTTCAATTCCAAGCAGACCTGCCTCCAGGCGAGCTTCTTCATGCGTGAGTCCTGAACAGACAGTCTCAGGATAGAGCTTGGCAGGGCCTTCTGAACGCGGATCAGCAACCTGGACTTTGCATTGGGATAACGGAAGCTGGAGTAGATCTGCTTCCTCCCAAAGATGAAAAACACCACATTCTTTTGAAGTAATCCGGTAAAACAGGGAATGCAGGTCCATTTGTTGATGATTGCCTGTTTCAAGGAATGTAGCCGGGTCCTTAATCGGTTCGGCATAAACACGCCCGGTAACCAGCGGGTGAGGGAGAAAGGTGTGCCAGCTTCCTTCGAGCGTTTCCAAGTTAAGCAAGTAAAATGGTCTTTCTTTTTTTTCCTCATGTACGCCCGTGATTTCTTTAAAAAGCTCAAAAACCGCCACATTGGCTAATAGAGCACCTGCTGTTAGTGATAAGGAGTGAGAACCATTGCCTTCTTCATTCAGCGTCTGGTGCAGTCTGCGGAAGGCAGACTCCCAGCACGAATCGGATTCAGCAGAAACGAGCGGGCCAGCAAAGGCTAAGTCTTTTAAAATAGTAACGGGAAGAACAGTCTTCTTTTGTTCCTTGCAGATGGCCAGAAGGGTACGAAGTTGAGATAAATCACTGTCCTTGCATCCATATAGGATGCAATCAAACGGTTCTGCATTTTCTCTCCATGAATTTTTCCCGGAACTTAAGATGGTGATTTTGGTTTCGGGCTCTGACTTGCGTGCTTCAGCTATCATCTCATTTAACCGCTGCTGAATCGTTGGGTGTGATTCAGTGAGTATGACGCTGAAAGAAGGAAGCCCTGATTCAATCAATGATCGAACGAGAGAGAGGAGAAGCGAATCCGAACCGATCACCGCTACTTTTGCATGGCGGTAAACTTGGAATCGATAACCGCCCGAATCACGAATATGATCTAAATATTCGATTTGGGAGGCATACTTAGCAAGGATGCGATCAGGAAGCTGATGTGGGAGATCCTGGCTTACATCACGGACAAAACCGTTCTCGTACAGAACATGTGCGATCTTATACACTTGTTCTTTATAAGCATCTGGTAAACCGTTTGTGACAGAATCAAGAGTATGGGTTCCGTCGAAAATAGGAATTAATTTTTCCAGCCATCGGTCAATGGTGCTGCCTTCCATTCTTAAAGATTTTACGTTGTTCCGGAGATATACACCTTTAGCTGAATCCGGAAAAACAAACGTGTCTCTGTTCACTTTTAAACACATAGAAGGATTTAATTTTTGCATGATCGACCTCCTCTTTAGAATGCTCTACATCTTTTACATCATTTAACTCTATGGATGCCTGATGTCCATTATGCCTATCCAAACGATAAAAGCCCTGCCGAGGGATATGCAGGGCCGGTCTTTTGTTAAAATACCTATTACTACCGATCGGAAGCTTAACTGCTTCCGCCACGACCGCAGCGGCCGCAGCCGCCACAACGCGCACAGCCGCCACAGCCGCCGCAACGGCCAAAGCAGCCGCCACAGCCGCCACAGCCAAAGCAGCGGCCAAAGCAGCCGCCACAACCGCCACAGCCACCGCATACACCAAAGCCACCGCAGACACCAACACAGAAACCAATGCCAAAGCCAACACAGAGACGAGCGGAATCACTCGTATCTTGATCCTGAGGATAATTCGGGGTAACATTGCTGACATTTACACCATCAGTGTGCAGCCCCTGAAGATCCCACTTGAATTCTTCATTCAATAAAAAAACCTCCTACTTTATTTTACGGGTTTAACGAGCTGAGAAATCGCCAGAACACAAACGTTTTTTCTGGAAAAGTACCCTCAAAATAAAATATGGGATGTACTTGTCCCAAGTTACTGTCCATATGCCCAGTTAACATGCACCATTTCAAATGTAAGGAAAGCAGCCGTTTGTCCAAAATACGGCCTTCTCATATGGAGATGGCCGTTTTTCGATTAAACCGGTGCACGAATTGTCGGATCGGTTGGTTTTCTCTTGATATGATAAGGATGAAAGGAGGGAAATGATATTGGATTCGCTTAAAAGCATGAATGACGCATTAATGTATATAGAGGAAAAACTGGATGATGAGCTCGATTATCGGGAGGCTGCAAGAAGGGCGTGTTGCTCGGAGTATCATTTTAAACGGATGTTCTCGTTTCTGGCAGGGATCCCGTTATCGGAATATGTTCGCCGCCGCAGATTAACACTGGCTGCTTTTGAACTAATGGATGGTAACTTAAAGGTCATTGATGCAGCGGTTAAGTACGGGTACCATTCAGCCGATGGTTTTACAAAGGCCTTCCAGCAATTACACGGCGTTACCCCAACTGAGGCAAGGAAGAATGGCCATTCTCTAAAAGCATTTCCGCGTATGTCCTTTCAGTTATCCATTAAGGGAGGAAATGAGATGAATTTTCGGATCGTCGAGAAGGATGCGTTTCATATCGTCGGGATCAAAAAAAGAGTACCATTGATCTTTAGTGGGGCTAACCCTGCGATCGATGTGATGTGGCAGAGTGTAACCCCCGTTCTCATCAATGAGTTAAAAAGTTTATCTGATGTTGAGCCAAAAGGGCTGATCAGTGCGTCCACTCATTTTTCGGAGCGGCTCGCCGAGAACAGTGAGCTTGATCATTATATTGGGGTTGCCACGACAGGCGGGTGTCCAGAGCACTTGGAGAAGCTGGATGTAAGACCGTCTACATGGGCCGTTTTTGAATCAGTGGGACCGTTTCCTGACACCTTGCAGAACATTTGGAGCCGGATTTATTCAGAGTGGTTCCCGTCGTCGTCTTATGAGCAAGTGGAGGGACCGGAAATTCTCTGGAATGCAGATAAAGACACCGCATCCAAAGCCTTTAGAAGTGAAATTTGGATTCCAGTGAAGAAGAAATAACAAGAGCAGCATCGGTTTGAGTAGGCCGATGCTGCTTGTTTAATGAGATTGAACGCTCGTTTCCTCCATCCAATACGCCTCCCGAATATTGATCTGCTTACGAATATCTCTGAGGATGTCATTGGTGACGTCCCCTTCTTCGTAAAGATGCTGGATTTCGTCCCTCTCTGCCTGGAACGCTTTGATCTGGAGCTCTCTTTTCATCTGGGTGTGATGGATGGATTCCTCGCTTTTTTTCGCAAGCCTGAACGTCATAATTAATCGATTGTATTCCCCTATAACCCCTAGATAAATGTGTTTATTTTCTGGCGTGATATGGTTCTTTAAATAGTGAATGGCAGCCTTCGCCATGTTGACTTTTAGCTTAATCAGCTTTTTTGTTCGCAAGCGGCGATTTTTACGACGTTCCTTGTGTTTTGGTGTGAAAAGCTTTACGAAAGAAAGTAAACTTCTTTTAAAAAGCGTCCAAAAGAACGATCTTCTATACTGCAACCGGTTTGTTTGAGCGAGCCGCCTTCGCTGGATATGTTCCTCAATGAGATTCACCGTATCCCTGTCAATCTTTCCTGTTCTTTTTAAATTCTCATAGTAGCAGACTTCCGCCTCAAGTGCCTTCAGCCGAACCTCGGATTCTTCCAATTTCACTTGCTCCGAACTCTTTTCGCTTACCTCATTACGAATCGTATTGTAAGCGGTGATGACGGATACTGCTGCACCCCGATTCTCATCCGTTAAGGATTCCTCAACAGAATGGATGGCAGCTTCAAGGGTTCGCAGCCTTGCCGTCCGTTCCATTTCCTCTTTCAGCTTTTCACTGTTTCCTTTTTCCGTACGTGATAGAAGCGGAAGGAATACACTTGCAGCGATTAAGGTAACCAAGATCACTCCGGCTGCGATAAAGATGATTAATGAACGCTCCGGAAAGGGACTTCCTCCGGCTATCACATAGGGAATCGTAAACGCACCAGCGAGGGTTACCGCCCCTCGTACTCCTGAAAGGGTAAGGATGGATATGGCTCTCACAGAATGAGTTTGAGGCTGTTTCCTGTCCAGCCATCCCCAGCGCCAGGTTGCCGAAATCCAAAGGAAACGAAGAAGAATAAGGGCTGCCCATAGGATGAGGATGTAGCTTGTTGCCTGCCAATTATTAAAGGAGGGATCCTTAAATATTTCACTTGCCACCCTTGGGATCTGCAAGCCTAACAGCACAAACACCAGCCCATTTAAAATATAGATGAGAACCGTCCATGTACTTTGGGAAACCAATTGCAGCTGTCCAACTGGAACCCGGCTTCGATCCTGATGGATGGTGTAGACAATCCCGGCTGCTACAACCGACAAGATACCGGAGAGATGTAAATGCTCAACAATGTAAAAAATGACAAAGGGGGTAAGGAGCTGGATGAGCATATGAATCGTAACATCCTCCATACCAAGCCTTCGAATAGATGTCTTCAACTGAATAATCAGGATGGCTAAAATGACACCGCCAAGGAACCCTCCAATCGATATGACTAAAAAACTCCAACTGGCTTGTGCCAATGAAAAAGCGCCGGTCACGGATGCGGCAAGGGCAAATTTAAAGGCAACCAATCCTGAAGCATCGTTCATTAATCCTTCACCTTCGAGAACATGCATAATCCGTTTCGGTATCTTCACACGGCTTGAAATGGAACCTACAGCAACAACATCGGTAGGAGAGAGAATCGCTGCAAGGGCAAAGGAAGCAGCCAATGGGATCGTTGGAATGAGCCAATGAATTAAGTTGCCAATGGCAAATACGGTGACGAAAACCAGACCGAGGGCCAGCAAAAGAATCGGTTTACGGAGTTTCCATAAAGCGTGCCTCGAAACATGTCTGCCATCGTGAAAAAGTAAAGGGGCGATAAAGAGAATGAAAAATAATTCCGGCTCCATGGGGATCTGTATTCCCGGCGGAAGGGAAGCAAGCGTTACCCCTAAAGCAATCTGAATAATGGGTACGGGTATGTAAGGGATAAAATGATTAATCAGGCTGGATAGGCCGATAAGGGACAGCAGTAATAAAATAACGAGAAAAAACTCCATGATCTACCTCCTCTCCTATCTATTTTGTAACATAATCGTATTTTTAAGTGTACCAATTGGCCTTTGGATTAAAATTTTTCAAACGGGAGTAAATATCTTTATATGATGTTTGATTTCAAGAAGGCTTAGGATGAGGGAATTTCATTTCAAGCCAACGCTTTCACTTCTATTCGGGATTTTGTCGATCATCAAAGAGATAGTCAGTATTAATCAAAAGGATCAGCGGTTAGCTTCTTCAGGGAAAATTTGCAGCCTAATTGGATTAGGGATTAATTTTTTTTATTTTCTCCCGATTGTATGGTTTGCGATCGCAGGATTTTAAGCGAATGAAAAACTCGCCGATTTGGCGAGTTTTCTTAGTTTCTTTGATTATTGTTGAAAAGGCTGCTGCCCTTGTGACGGCATTTGGGGCTGGCTGGTTGCCGGAATAAAGCTTTGGGTCATCTGCTGCATATCTTGAGGTGATAATTGTGGTACCTGGTAATACTGGTGTTTATTTTGGTAAAGAAAAATTTCATAAGCCATCTCGACATAGTTGGCTGCATTGTCAGCCATGACCCTTCTGACAACGGGGTTCGTTACTTCCACTGAAGTCATCGTGAGCAGGGAGGCTGTGGATTTTATGAGGCCAAGCATATGACCTGAAAGGCCTTGATCCTTAATTTCTGAAATGGATTGATTCGGCTTTTTAGGCTGTGAAGGCTTTAGCCCATAGGTAACTGTGTTGTTCTGCTTCATCCTGTATTCTGATGTCGGGTGAGAGGGATTTGCACCCGACGTAAAGCATTCACAAAGTATGTTGTAATGATCAAGAATAAACCTATATTGCCTGTCCAGGATGTCGATCAACTCTGGATCTTTCGCAAAGGATCGAAACATCATGTATTGATCAAGAACGTTGATTAACCCCGAAAGGATCTCGTGAAGGTCAAATACTTCATGACCTCCATGATTCATTTGGTTCGGTACTTGCTGTGTATTGAAATTGGGCGGATTCGTTTGTTGGCTGTACTGGTTTTGCATCAAAATTACCTCCTGACATTCGTTCAAGATGAACAAATTTATTATTAGCATAGAGGTTTCTCTTATCACGTTTTCTTTTTGGTAAAAAACAGTAAGAAGGCAAGTTTCGCTCTAAAATTCTTTCGGCAATCAATATTGTTTTAGCAGCTACGGCACTAATCATTTTTGTTGCTGGATTATTTCGTAATGATTTTGATGGACCCGCAATGAGAGGAACAGGGTTTCTTTTCATAGGGATTTCAACAATAATCAGTTCTTTTGAAAATTTTTACGGGGAAAATGGATAATTTTAACGATTCTGCCAACACGTCGGTGGGATATGGAGATTCAAATAAAATGCAGGTGTCTTGGTCTTGGTGCCAGGCACCTGTTTTAATTTTGAAAAAGATGCCGATAAAATAAATGTCGGTCATTATCACAAAGTATAAAGGAGAACAAAAATTTGGATTTAAGCAGTCTCAATTACTTGCCGATCATCGTTGGCGGTATTGTTTATATGCTGTATGGCGGCATTTATTATTCCATTGTTTTATCAGAAAAAAAGAAAAGCACTCATAAGGAATTTGCAGCCAATGAAAGCAAAGGGCCGGGAAACTACATCTATTCCGTGATTACCGCATTTATCATTTCATTTTTCATGGCCGTCCTTGTCCAGTCCATTGGGGCAGACACTCTAGGGACCGGGCTCGGGATGGGTTTCATCATCGGCTTGCTTATTACGCTCGTTTATTTAAAGAATTCATTGTTCGGACTGATGTCCAGGAAATCATTTTTCATTGCGATTGGAGACCACCTTGTCATTTTCACGGTGCTTGGTGCGATTCATGGGTTTTTAAATTAGTCCGATAGCAAGGAGGAGGACAGACTAAATTTAGCTGTCCTCCTTTTTTTATGGAAAGGTTATTGACGAAGATTTTAGAACGTGTTACCATAAGGTCACTTATTACATGTGACCTTTCATTCACATGTTAACCAGCCTATCTATTTTACTGAAAGGATCGTTGAAATGGATGAAAACCTTTCTATTGTATTTAAAGCATTAGGACACCCGATCCGAAGGCGAATTCTCGATATTCTCAAGCAATCGCCAAAAACAACAGGTGAACTAAACGAATTCTTTCCGGAAGTCACCAGGTACGCTATCATGAAGCACTTGAAGATTCTGGAGGAAGGGAACTTGGTGCTCGTTCGGCGTGAAGGTAAATATAAAAGGAACTTTCTGAATGCGGTGCCTCTTCAAGAAGTGCATAACCGCTGGGTAGGAAAATATATGGAGACAACGGCCAGCTCGTTGTTA
This genomic stretch from Fictibacillus marinisediminis harbors:
- a CDS encoding SagB family peptide dehydrogenase, translating into MNLDEFLHNLHYESDKIKPREWEANWDDAPLPYKLYRGLPVVELPADIPLHLEQKKRNAKPNLQEMSHFLKYTYGLTQVSQTLPFGEQTEEWTAYRRFAPSGGALYPSELYIYLKIKDLPEGIYHYDAAHHRLVCLREGNFDSYLNRALGNRCDVSSTFGTVFSSTFFWKNFFKYHNFSYRLQGLDTGFMIGQLLETGRRMGFETGVYYHFLDRAIHHLLGLSEQEESVYAVIPLSVDPAMNWFTSDETEEPSTAASLCGELKPLDHQHYVRSKKISDYPMLIKMNEACMLDSFPTHEQMEKEKKEEPAHPFHLLPRVDRLSYDFSSACRNRYSPGMDFVQKPVNQQTLSALLFEAFSTFSYRNDLDNSFQKPPYRVSLYCCMYNIKGVPNGSYSYDGSNHALQPIQEGDFRCRLQDGLLADTVNMTQVPLSFTISGPKDHYKNAYGYRGHRIQHMEAGILSQHLLLAASALNMGGHPLLGFDVQSYDDLYKLSGKGKTSLLQIPLGHFSPHPRLQGSLHG
- a CDS encoding TOMM precursor leader peptide-binding protein, which encodes MSHSIIIIGNGMLADTVSEQLSGLYSITRWATVKEAVPNQGNLALVLHDSWVPAEHLEADEAFSFFGIPWLRGFVSFGEANIGPLVLPDKQGCSQCADRRRFMAGSDRREQFQMKEYKMDQPGIEKDPWASASGLLQTSYLIQEEVHRLLKGEKARTYEHVFLLQLNTLRLSYHFFLPDPYCPVCGDLPEDTADTAEIILKQSPKTSIDSYRCRSLEDMEKVLGKDYLDSRTGLLNHKRYDFISPFADTIVNLPLLSGDELTGGRTHSYAQSEQSAILEGLERYCGYSPMGKRTMVYEPYSKVEKHALNPGSIGLHTKEQYDMPGFPFRPLDPDRPIHWVWGYSLSQNRPILVPETFAYYSLGGGEGFVYETSNGCALGGSMEEAILYGIFEIVERDSFLMTWYGQLPIPRLDLSTIDDLELQLMIQRIHAVTGYEVHLFNSTTENGIPSIWALAKNTKQTGMNLLCAAGAHIDPLRAVKGAVQELSGMLLNMDDKLEKDREKYRQMYDDSLLVHHMEDHSMLYGLKEAEERLFFLLDQRPKRSFQQEFHTVRKSADLLDDVVEILEVFRQLQLEVIVVDQTSPELKRNGLHCVKVVIPGMLPMTFGHHLTRLKGLDRVLNIPAKLGYARKPLTYSSLNPYPHPFP
- a CDS encoding putative thiazole-containing bacteriocin maturation protein, producing the protein MQKLNPSMCLKVNRDTFVFPDSAKGVYLRNNVKSLRMEGSTIDRWLEKLIPIFDGTHTLDSVTNGLPDAYKEQVYKIAHVLYENGFVRDVSQDLPHQLPDRILAKYASQIEYLDHIRDSGGYRFQVYRHAKVAVIGSDSLLLSLVRSLIESGLPSFSVILTESHPTIQQRLNEMIAEARKSEPETKITILSSGKNSWRENAEPFDCILYGCKDSDLSQLRTLLAICKEQKKTVLPVTILKDLAFAGPLVSAESDSCWESAFRRLHQTLNEEGNGSHSLSLTAGALLANVAVFELFKEITGVHEEKKERPFYLLNLETLEGSWHTFLPHPLVTGRVYAEPIKDPATFLETGNHQQMDLHSLFYRITSKECGVFHLWEEADLLQLPLSQCKVQVADPRSEGPAKLYPETVCSGLTHEEARLEAGLLGIETYARSFGNDFFSEHPLSWGIGMGKTPAEGLCRALQNALHEEFVKQADHGVTKATLDVSLVNDHRCQFFLQALRTKKSEPEFFWGREVLDFPVVWVESNGKWYGSVGLNMQMALSRALQTAVMDSQNRETSHYPYGVVVSSITSQKDAQQKVPVPSFEEKPLDETFHSAIHRLRQNKKQANIFELHLEAIFKENTAGIYGIALSGEELP
- a CDS encoding AraC family transcriptional regulator; protein product: MDSLKSMNDALMYIEEKLDDELDYREAARRACCSEYHFKRMFSFLAGIPLSEYVRRRRLTLAAFELMDGNLKVIDAAVKYGYHSADGFTKAFQQLHGVTPTEARKNGHSLKAFPRMSFQLSIKGGNEMNFRIVEKDAFHIVGIKKRVPLIFSGANPAIDVMWQSVTPVLINELKSLSDVEPKGLISASTHFSERLAENSELDHYIGVATTGGCPEHLEKLDVRPSTWAVFESVGPFPDTLQNIWSRIYSEWFPSSSYEQVEGPEILWNADKDTASKAFRSEIWIPVKKK
- a CDS encoding Na+/H+ antiporter; translated protein: MEFFLVILLLLSLIGLSSLINHFIPYIPVPIIQIALGVTLASLPPGIQIPMEPELFFILFIAPLLFHDGRHVSRHALWKLRKPILLLALGLVFVTVFAIGNLIHWLIPTIPLAASFALAAILSPTDVVAVGSISSRVKIPKRIMHVLEGEGLMNDASGLVAFKFALAASVTGAFSLAQASWSFLVISIGGFLGGVILAILIIQLKTSIRRLGMEDVTIHMLIQLLTPFVIFYIVEHLHLSGILSVVAAGIVYTIHQDRSRVPVGQLQLVSQSTWTVLIYILNGLVFVLLGLQIPRVASEIFKDPSFNNWQATSYILILWAALILLRFLWISATWRWGWLDRKQPQTHSVRAISILTLSGVRGAVTLAGAFTIPYVIAGGSPFPERSLIIFIAAGVILVTLIAASVFLPLLSRTEKGNSEKLKEEMERTARLRTLEAAIHSVEESLTDENRGAAVSVITAYNTIRNEVSEKSSEQVKLEESEVRLKALEAEVCYYENLKRTGKIDRDTVNLIEEHIQRRRLAQTNRLQYRRSFFWTLFKRSLLSFVKLFTPKHKERRKNRRLRTKKLIKLKVNMAKAAIHYLKNHITPENKHIYLGVIGEYNRLIMTFRLAKKSEESIHHTQMKRELQIKAFQAERDEIQHLYEEGDVTNDILRDIRKQINIREAYWMEETSVQSH
- a CDS encoding spore coat protein; this encodes MQNQYSQQTNPPNFNTQQVPNQMNHGGHEVFDLHEILSGLINVLDQYMMFRSFAKDPELIDILDRQYRFILDHYNILCECFTSGANPSHPTSEYRMKQNNTVTYGLKPSQPKKPNQSISEIKDQGLSGHMLGLIKSTASLLTMTSVEVTNPVVRRVMADNAANYVEMAYEIFLYQNKHQYYQVPQLSPQDMQQMTQSFIPATSQPQMPSQGQQPFQQ
- a CDS encoding DUF1761 domain-containing protein codes for the protein MDLSSLNYLPIIVGGIVYMLYGGIYYSIVLSEKKKSTHKEFAANESKGPGNYIYSVITAFIISFFMAVLVQSIGADTLGTGLGMGFIIGLLITLVYLKNSLFGLMSRKSFFIAIGDHLVIFTVLGAIHGFLN